Part of the Ignavibacterium album JCM 16511 genome, CTTTTGGTGTACTTGAGCCATGACCAATTATTGAGATTCCATTTACACCCAACAGAGGAACTCCGCCGTGTTCCTGATAGTCAAGACTTTTGAGAGCTTTTTTTAATGTGCTTTTAACCAAAACAATCTTTAAAGCATCAATCAAATTTTTCTTTGCGGTCTGCTCAAGCAAATGCTTAAGAAGTTTAGGAACAGCTTCACCAAATTTTAATAAGATATTTCCGACAAATCCGTCACAAACAACAACATCAACTTTACCTGTAAGTATATCTCTGCCTTCTACATTTCCGATAAAATTAAGTTTGGAATTTTTCAAAAGGTTGTAAGCTTCATTTGCAACTTCATTGCCTTTCCCTTCTTCTTCACCCATGCTGAGAACACCGATAGAAGGATTGGAAACTCCACCCATTTCCTTTGCGTAAATTGTTCCCATTATTGCGTACTCAAGCAAGTGAATAGGTTTTGCATCCTTTCCTGCACCAACATCATACAAGTAACAAGTTCCATAAACATTAGGAATCTCAGCACCAATAGTTGGTCTGCCAACTCCTGGAATTCTTCCGATAATTAAAGTTGAAGCTGACATCATTGCACCTGTATTGCCAGCACTTACAAAGGCATCAGCTTTTTTTTCTTTTACTAATTTGGCTCCAACAACAATAGAAGAATCAGGTTTTAATTTTATTGCTGTGGTTGGAGATTCTCCCATTTCAATTATATGTTCGGCATTGATGATAAATCTTTCATCAAAAGAGAGATTATTTTTTTTGATCACTGAAATGATATCCGACTTTTTACCTACCAGGTAAAGTTCAAAATCCCGGGACTGATTAAATGCCTGAACAGCACCAACAACTGCATTCTGAGGGGCAAAATCGCCCCCCATTGCATCAACAACAATTTTACATTTTGTTTGTTCTGTGGAGTTATCCGGCATAATTGATATTTACTTGTTAGCTTTTAGGAACGAACACAGATCGTTCGCTATAGTAACCACAGGATGGACAAGCCCGATGAGCTAATTTCATTTCGCCACAATTTGAACATTTGCTCAATGTTGGCAATGATGCTTTGTAATGAGTTCTTCTCTTGTCTCTTCTGCTCTTCGACATTTTACGTTTCGGATTTGGCATATTAGCTTTT contains:
- the rpmF gene encoding 50S ribosomal protein L32, producing MPNPKRKMSKSRRDKRRTHYKASLPTLSKCSNCGEMKLAHRACPSCGYYSERSVFVPKS
- the plsX gene encoding phosphate acyltransferase PlsX; amino-acid sequence: MPDNSTEQTKCKIVVDAMGGDFAPQNAVVGAVQAFNQSRDFELYLVGKKSDIISVIKKNNLSFDERFIINAEHIIEMGESPTTAIKLKPDSSIVVGAKLVKEKKADAFVSAGNTGAMMSASTLIIGRIPGVGRPTIGAEIPNVYGTCYLYDVGAGKDAKPIHLLEYAIMGTIYAKEMGGVSNPSIGVLSMGEEEGKGNEVANEAYNLLKNSKLNFIGNVEGRDILTGKVDVVVCDGFVGNILLKFGEAVPKLLKHLLEQTAKKNLIDALKIVLVKSTLKKALKSLDYQEHGGVPLLGVNGISIIGHGSSTPKAITNMVLKAKLMYDKKLVHKIEKSISEYSNKKTDSE